In a single window of the Hydrogenobaculum sp. 3684 genome:
- the leuC gene encoding 3-isopropylmalate dehydratase large subunit, whose protein sequence is MGHTITEKIIADHAGKKEVFPGELVTAKIDLAMANDVTAPLSIKTLEKYGIEKVFDKDKIALVLSHFVPAKDIKSAEQAKIVRDFAKKHNIKWFFGEGEGIEHTLLPENGIVVPGDLVVGADSHTCTYGGIGAFSTGVGSTDLAYAIATGEIWLKVPESMKFIFYGKLNKWVSGKDLILYTIGQIGVDGALYRAMEFDGEAIRSLDISQRLTIANMAIEAGGKSGIISPDEKTIEYVEKRAKKPYKIYQSDKDAHYVEVYEWDASSIEPMVAWPYLPSNVHPVSESTHITIDQAFIGSCTNGRIEDLRIAASILKGKKVHPYTRCIVIPASKNVYLQALHEGLIDIFIEAGCAVSTSTCGPCLGGHMGILAKGERCISTSNRNFPGRMGHPQSEAYLASPAVVAASAVLGRIAHPEEVASEVLV, encoded by the coding sequence ATGGGACATACTATTACTGAAAAAATAATTGCAGATCATGCTGGGAAAAAGGAAGTGTTTCCTGGAGAGCTTGTTACTGCCAAAATAGATTTGGCAATGGCCAACGATGTCACTGCTCCTTTGTCCATAAAAACTTTAGAAAAATACGGCATAGAAAAAGTATTTGACAAGGACAAAATTGCACTTGTCCTATCTCATTTTGTTCCAGCAAAAGATATAAAATCTGCAGAACAAGCCAAAATAGTGAGAGATTTTGCTAAAAAACACAATATAAAATGGTTTTTTGGGGAAGGTGAAGGTATAGAGCATACATTGTTGCCAGAAAACGGAATAGTCGTGCCAGGTGATTTGGTAGTAGGAGCTGACTCTCATACTTGCACCTACGGAGGTATTGGAGCTTTTTCTACAGGTGTAGGAAGTACAGACTTAGCTTATGCTATAGCCACTGGCGAGATATGGTTAAAAGTGCCAGAATCGATGAAATTTATATTCTACGGAAAGCTTAATAAGTGGGTTAGTGGTAAAGATTTGATACTTTATACGATAGGTCAAATAGGTGTTGACGGTGCGCTTTACAGAGCTATGGAGTTTGACGGAGAAGCCATAAGAAGCTTGGACATATCCCAGAGACTAACCATAGCAAATATGGCGATAGAAGCTGGTGGAAAAAGCGGTATCATATCTCCAGATGAAAAAACCATAGAATATGTAGAAAAAAGAGCAAAGAAACCCTACAAGATATATCAAAGCGATAAAGATGCACACTATGTAGAAGTATACGAGTGGGATGCTTCTTCTATCGAACCTATGGTGGCATGGCCTTATTTACCATCAAATGTACATCCAGTATCTGAATCTACTCATATAACTATAGATCAGGCTTTTATAGGTTCTTGTACAAATGGTCGTATTGAGGATTTGAGAATAGCGGCAAGCATATTAAAGGGTAAAAAAGTTCATCCTTACACGAGATGCATTGTCATACCAGCTTCAAAAAATGTATACTTGCAAGCTCTTCATGAAGGTTTGATAGATATATTTATAGAAGCTGGGTGTGCCGTTAGCACATCAACATGTGGTCCTTGTTTAGGTGGGCATATGGGAATACTCGCTAAAGGAGAAAGATGTATATCTACTTCCAATAGAAACTTTCCTGGTCGTATGGGTCATCCACAAAGTGAAGCTTATTTGGCAAGCCCAGCCGTAGTTGCTGCGAGTGCTGTTTTGGGTAGAATTGCTCATCCTGAAGAAGTAGCTTCTGAAGTATTAGTATAA
- the ftsH gene encoding ATP-dependent zinc metalloprotease FtsH, whose product MQTAKNILIWFLIIGFMIVAFNLFEEKGSSSPSATPMSLTTLVNMVKQSKIGEADIKGDKIIAYTKDGQKVETYIPKGYTSIIDEMIKDGVKVKASPSGGEDISSSGNWLVSMLISWFPVLLFAGIWILMMRQMGNGGPTRAFSFGKSKAKVYIEEKPNVKLDNVAGMDEVKEEVAEVIEYLKDPARFRKLGGRPPKGILFYGEPGVGKTLLAKALAGEAHVPFISVSGSDFVEMFVGVGAARMRDTFETARKNAPCIVFIDEIDAVGRTRGAINLGGNDEREQTLNQLLVEMDGFDTSEGILIIAATNRPDILDPALLRPGRFDRQIFIPKPDVKGRYEILKVHAKNKPLAKDVDLELIARATPGFTGADLENILNEAALLAARKRKDLIHMEDLEEAIDRVMMGLERRGMAISPKEKEKIAVHEAGHALMGLMMPNADPLHKVSIIPRGMALGVTTQLPLDDKHIYDKADLLSRIHILMGGRCAEEVFYGKDGITTGAENDLQRATDLAYRIVATWGMSENVGPISVRRNINPFLGGSTVMEGSPDLLKEIDKEVQKLLASAYEETKRVIAENKEALSSVVKRLIEKETIDCKEFVEILSLHGVEIKNACKQEESLEKKENNVEPKVDKDVVNI is encoded by the coding sequence TTGCAAACAGCTAAGAATATCCTTATTTGGTTTCTAATTATAGGTTTTATGATAGTGGCTTTTAATCTGTTTGAGGAAAAAGGTTCATCCTCACCAAGTGCAACTCCTATGTCTTTAACAACGTTGGTAAACATGGTAAAACAAAGCAAGATAGGTGAGGCTGATATCAAAGGCGATAAGATAATAGCTTATACCAAAGACGGCCAGAAAGTAGAAACCTATATTCCAAAAGGTTATACATCTATTATAGATGAAATGATAAAAGATGGAGTAAAGGTAAAAGCTTCCCCATCTGGCGGAGAAGATATATCCTCCAGTGGAAACTGGCTTGTATCAATGCTAATATCTTGGTTTCCAGTGCTTTTGTTTGCTGGTATTTGGATTTTAATGATGAGACAAATGGGAAATGGTGGACCCACAAGAGCTTTCTCTTTTGGAAAATCAAAGGCAAAAGTTTATATAGAAGAAAAACCAAACGTAAAGTTAGACAATGTAGCTGGTATGGATGAAGTTAAAGAAGAGGTGGCTGAAGTTATAGAATACTTAAAAGACCCAGCAAGATTTAGAAAATTAGGTGGTAGACCTCCAAAAGGCATACTATTTTATGGAGAACCAGGTGTTGGAAAGACCCTTTTGGCTAAGGCTCTTGCGGGAGAAGCACATGTACCTTTCATATCGGTATCTGGATCAGATTTTGTTGAGATGTTTGTAGGTGTAGGTGCAGCTAGAATGAGAGATACGTTCGAAACAGCTCGTAAAAATGCTCCTTGTATAGTATTTATAGATGAGATTGATGCGGTAGGAAGAACCAGAGGGGCTATCAACCTAGGTGGTAACGATGAAAGAGAGCAAACGTTAAACCAGCTTCTAGTCGAGATGGATGGCTTTGACACTTCTGAAGGCATACTCATAATAGCAGCTACAAATAGACCGGATATTTTAGACCCAGCCCTTTTAAGACCTGGAAGGTTTGATAGGCAAATATTTATTCCAAAGCCAGACGTAAAAGGAAGATACGAGATATTAAAAGTCCATGCTAAAAATAAACCACTTGCAAAGGATGTAGATTTGGAACTTATAGCAAGAGCAACACCAGGGTTTACTGGAGCTGACCTTGAGAACATATTAAACGAAGCGGCACTTTTGGCGGCTAGAAAAAGAAAAGATCTTATACATATGGAGGATTTGGAAGAGGCTATAGATAGAGTTATGATGGGATTGGAAAGAAGAGGTATGGCCATATCACCAAAAGAGAAAGAAAAAATAGCCGTTCATGAAGCAGGGCACGCTTTAATGGGACTTATGATGCCAAACGCTGATCCTCTTCACAAAGTTTCAATTATACCAAGAGGTATGGCTTTAGGAGTGACTACACAGCTTCCACTAGACGATAAGCATATTTACGACAAAGCAGATCTTCTTTCAAGAATACATATACTTATGGGTGGAAGATGTGCAGAGGAAGTGTTTTATGGTAAGGATGGTATAACTACAGGAGCAGAAAACGATCTTCAAAGAGCTACCGATTTAGCTTACCGTATAGTAGCTACTTGGGGAATGAGCGAAAATGTAGGACCAATATCTGTAAGAAGGAATATCAACCCTTTCCTTGGTGGTTCTACAGTCATGGAAGGTAGCCCAGATCTTCTAAAAGAGATAGACAAAGAAGTACAAAAACTCCTCGCATCTGCTTATGAAGAAACAAAAAGAGTTATAGCCGAGAACAAGGAAGCCTTAAGCAGTGTGGTCAAAAGACTAATAGAAAAAGAGACCATAGACTGTAAAGAGTTTGTAGAGATACTTAGCTTACACGGCGTTGAGATAAAAAATGCTTGTAAACAAGAGGAATCTTTAGAGAAAAAAGAAAATAACGTAGAGCCTAAAGTTGATAAAGATGTGGTTAACATATGA
- the bioD gene encoding dethiobiotin synthase, producing MILFISATDTGVGKTYISSILVEYLKNKGVNVDYIKPIETGVDEKPEDAYKISSILGKPWQESVIYTFKKPMSPYACSLDEKVDINVDKIVETIKEREQKASVLIVEGAGGIAVPIKVKPLIDYAYLIKSLNALPLIVARAYLGTLNHSFLTYFYLKSHDIKPLGFILNGFDYEEPSQYSNADILQDMIEEHINIWKLDKNPDKNQRINLAENIWKSIANF from the coding sequence ATGATATTGTTTATAAGCGCCACAGATACAGGCGTTGGTAAGACTTATATTAGCTCTATTTTGGTGGAATATTTAAAAAATAAAGGTGTAAACGTTGATTATATAAAGCCTATAGAAACTGGTGTTGATGAAAAACCAGAAGATGCTTACAAAATAAGTAGTATTTTAGGTAAACCATGGCAAGAAAGCGTAATATATACCTTCAAAAAACCAATGTCGCCCTATGCTTGCTCTTTAGATGAAAAAGTAGATATAAATGTTGATAAAATCGTTGAAACAATAAAAGAAAGAGAACAAAAAGCTAGTGTGCTTATAGTGGAAGGAGCAGGTGGTATTGCTGTGCCTATAAAGGTAAAACCTTTGATAGATTATGCATATCTAATCAAATCTTTAAATGCGTTACCTCTTATTGTAGCAAGAGCTTATCTTGGGACGCTTAACCATAGCTTTTTAACTTATTTTTATCTTAAAAGCCACGATATAAAACCTCTTGGCTTTATTTTAAATGGTTTTGATTATGAAGAACCCTCGCAATATTCAAATGCTGATATACTTCAAGATATGATAGAAGAGCATATTAACATATGGAAACTAGATAAAAACCCAGACAAAAATCAGAGAATTAACCTTGCAGAAAATATCTGGAAAAGTATTGCTAATTTTTAA
- a CDS encoding DUF2892 domain-containing protein, producing the protein MDFLKSLTINQGLRLLSGSMLLFIFLFGILGSDVGFLWKLLILFMAINQIQSAFTNWCPAITMLKNLGLKEDC; encoded by the coding sequence ATGGATTTTCTTAAAAGCCTAACAATTAATCAAGGCCTAAGATTGTTATCTGGTAGTATGCTTCTTTTTATTTTCCTATTTGGTATATTGGGTTCTGATGTAGGTTTCCTTTGGAAACTTCTCATACTGTTTATGGCTATAAATCAAATACAATCTGCTTTTACAAATTGGTGCCCAGCCATTACAATGCTTAAGAATCTAGGGTTAAAAGAGGATTGTTAG